A window from Mya arenaria isolate MELC-2E11 chromosome 9, ASM2691426v1 encodes these proteins:
- the LOC128245428 gene encoding uncharacterized protein LOC128245428 gives MTPQTYLILLMVMSWIHGARSKSEGGSGEMLMSSTDSEEGSGDVSWMDSEVGSEKETMWSIGRTDNTGRKWKGGRKGNKEVTMRRPNKKGKTGKGQRKGGKRNFLQA, from the exons ATGACACCACAAACATATCTAATTTTGCTCATGGTCATGAGTTGGATTCACGGAGCGAGGTCGAAAAGTGAGGGAGGAAGTGGGGAAATGCTTATGAGTTCGACGGATAGTGAGGAAGGAAGTGGGGACGTAAGTTGGATGGACAGTGAGGTCGGAAGTGAGAAAGAGACCATGTGGTCAATTGGTCGGACGGACAATACGGGAAGAAAATGGAAAGGAGGTAGAAAAGGTAATAAGGAAGTGACCATGAGACGGCCAAACAAGAAGGGAAAAACTGGGAAAGGACAAAGGAAAGGAGGAAAACGTAACTTTTTACAG GCATAA